Proteins found in one Streptococcus mitis genomic segment:
- the comGB gene encoding competence type IV pilus assembly protein ComGB, with protein MDISQVFRLKRKKLATAKQKNIITLFNNLFSSGFHLVETISFLDRSSLLDKQCVTQMRTGLSQGKSFSEMMESLGFSSTIVTQLSLAEVHGNLHLSLGKIEEYLDNLAKVKKKLIEVATYPLILLGFLLLIMLGLRNYLLPQLDSSNIATQIIGNLPQIFLGMIVFVSVGVLLALTFYKRSSKMRIFSILARFPFFGIFVQTYLTAYYAREWGNMISQGMELTQIFQMMQEQGSQLFKEIGQDLAQALQNGREFSQTIATYPFFKKELSLIIEYGEVKSKLGSELEIYAEKTWEAFFTRVNRTMNLVQPLVFIFVALIIVLLYAAMLMPMYQNMEVNF; from the coding sequence ATGGACATATCACAAGTTTTCAGGCTGAAACGGAAAAAATTAGCTACAGCTAAGCAAAAAAATATCATCACCTTGTTTAACAATCTCTTTTCCAGTGGTTTTCATCTGGTGGAGACTATCTCCTTTTTAGATAGGAGTTCCTTGTTGGACAAACAGTGTGTGACCCAGATGCGCACAGGCTTGTCTCAGGGAAAATCATTCTCAGAAATGATGGAAAGTTTGGGATTTTCAAGTACCATTGTCACTCAGTTATCCCTAGCGGAAGTCCATGGAAATCTCCACCTGAGTTTGGGAAAGATAGAAGAATATCTAGACAATCTTGCCAAGGTCAAGAAAAAATTAATTGAAGTAGCGACCTATCCCTTGATTTTACTGGGATTTCTTCTCTTAATCATGCTGGGACTACGGAACTACCTACTACCACAACTGGATAGTAGCAATATTGCCACCCAAATCATTGGCAATCTGCCACAAATCTTTCTAGGCATGATAGTTTTTGTTTCAGTAGGTGTCCTTTTAGCACTCACTTTTTATAAAAGAAGTTCTAAGATGCGCATCTTTTCTATCCTAGCACGCTTTCCCTTTTTTGGAATCTTTGTGCAGACCTATTTGACAGCCTATTACGCGCGTGAATGGGGGAATATGATTTCGCAGGGGATGGAACTGACGCAGATTTTTCAAATGATGCAGGAACAAGGTTCCCAGCTCTTTAAAGAAATCGGTCAAGATTTGGCGCAAGCCCTACAAAATGGCCGCGAATTTTCTCAAACCATAGCAACTTATCCTTTCTTTAAGAAGGAGTTGAGTCTCATCATCGAGTATGGGGAAGTTAAGTCCAAGCTGGGTAGTGAGTTGGAAATCTATGCTGAAAAAACTTGGGAGGCCTTTTTTACCCGAGTCAATCGCACCATGAATCTGGTGCAGCCACTGGTTTTTATCTTTGTGGCTCTGATTATCGTTTTACTTTATGCGGCAATGCTCATGCCCATGTATCAAAATATGGAGGTAAATTTTTAA
- the comGC gene encoding competence type IV pilus major pilin ComGC, producing MKKMMTFLKKAKVKAFTLVEMLVVLLIISVLLLLFVPNLTKQKEAVNDKGKAAVVKVVESQAELYSLDKNEDASLSKLQADGRITKEQAKAYNEYYTKNGGANRKVND from the coding sequence ATGAAAAAAATGATGACATTCTTGAAAAAAGCGAAAGTGAAGGCTTTCACACTTGTGGAAATGTTGGTGGTCTTGCTCATCATCAGCGTGCTTCTATTACTTTTTGTACCTAATCTGACCAAGCAAAAAGAAGCAGTCAACGACAAAGGAAAAGCTGCTGTTGTTAAGGTGGTGGAAAGCCAGGCAGAACTTTATAGCTTAGATAAAAATGAAGATGCTAGCCTAAGCAAGTTACAAGCAGATGGGCGAATCACAAAAGAACAGGCTAAAGCCTATAATGAATACTATACAAAAAATGGAGGGGCAAATCGTAAAGTCAATGATTAA
- the comGD gene encoding competence type IV pilus minor pilin ComGD has translation MIKAFTMLESLLVLGLVSILALGLSGSVQSTFAAVEEQIFFMEFEELYRETQKRSVASQQKASLNLDGQTISNGSQKLTVPKGIQAPSGQSITFDRAGGNSSLAKVEFQTSKGAIRYQLYLGNGKIKRIKETKN, from the coding sequence ATGATTAAGGCCTTTACCATGCTTGAAAGTCTCTTGGTTTTGGGTCTTGTGAGTATCCTTGCCTTGGGCTTATCCGGCTCTGTCCAGTCCACTTTTGCGGCGGTGGAGGAGCAGATTTTCTTTATGGAGTTTGAAGAACTCTATCGGGAAACTCAAAAACGCAGTGTAGCCAGTCAGCAAAAGGCTAGTCTGAACTTAGATGGGCAGACCATTAGCAATGGCAGTCAAAAGTTGACAGTTCCTAAAGGAATTCAAGCACCATCGGGACAAAGTATTACATTTGATCGAGCTGGGGGCAATTCGTCCCTGGCTAAGGTTGAATTTCAGACTAGCAAAGGAGCGATTCGTTATCAATTATATCTAGGAAATGGAAAAATTAAACGCATTAAGGAAACAAAAAATTAG
- the comGE gene encoding competence type IV pilus minor pilin ComGE: MEKLNALRKQKIRAVILLEALVALAIFASIATLLLGQIQKNRQEEAKILQKEEVLRVAKIALQTGQNQVKINGVEIQVFSSEKGLEVYHGSEQLLAIKEP; this comes from the coding sequence ATGGAAAAATTAAACGCATTAAGGAAACAAAAAATTAGGGCAGTGATTTTACTGGAAGCATTAGTCGCTCTAGCTATCTTTGCCAGCATTGCAACCCTCCTTTTGGGACAAATTCAGAAAAATAGGCAAGAAGAAGCAAAAATATTGCAAAAGGAAGAAGTATTGCGGGTAGCTAAGATTGCCTTGCAGACAGGTCAAAATCAGGTAAAGATAAACGGAGTGGAGATTCAGGTGTTTTCTAGTGAAAAAGGATTGGAGGTCTACCATGGTTCAGAACAGTTGTTGGCAATCAAAGAGCCATAA
- the comGF gene encoding competence type IV pilus minor pilin ComGF — translation MVQNSCWQSKSHKVKAFTLLESLIALIVISGSLLLFQAMSQLLISEVRYQQQSEQKEWLLFVDQLEAELDRSQFEKVEGNRLYMKQDGKEIAIGKSKSDDFRKTDVSGRGYQPMVYGLKSAQITEENQLVRFRFQFQKGLEREFIYRVEKAKS, via the coding sequence ATGGTTCAGAACAGTTGTTGGCAATCAAAGAGCCATAAGGTCAAGGCTTTTACCTTGTTAGAATCCCTGATTGCCCTCATTGTCATCAGTGGAAGCTTACTCCTCTTTCAAGCCATGAGTCAGCTCCTCATTTCAGAAGTTCGATACCAGCAGCAAAGTGAGCAAAAAGAGTGGCTCTTGTTTGTGGACCAGTTGGAGGCAGAATTAGATCGTTCGCAGTTCGAAAAAGTGGAGGGCAATCGTCTCTATATGAAGCAGGATGGCAAGGAAATTGCGATAGGTAAGTCAAAATCGGATGATTTTCGAAAAACTGATGTCAGTGGACGAGGTTATCAGCCTATGGTTTATGGCCTCAAATCTGCGCAGATTACAGAGGAGAATCAACTGGTTCGCTTTCGTTTTCAATTCCAAAAAGGCTTAGAAAGGGAGTTCATCTATCGTGTGGAAAAAGCAAAAAGTTAA
- the comGG gene encoding competence type IV pilus minor pilin ComGG: MWKKQKVKAGVLIYAVTMAAIFSLLLQFYLNRQAAHYRDYALNKEKLLAFAMAKRTKDKVEQESGEQTFNLGQVSYQNKKTSLVTRIRTPKSQYEFIFPSVKIKEEKTEKKEKVATDSSEKVEKKSEEKPEKKENS; this comes from the coding sequence GTGTGGAAAAAGCAAAAAGTTAAGGCGGGTGTTCTCATCTATGCAGTCACTATGGCAGCCATCTTTAGTCTTTTGTTACAATTTTACTTGAACAGACAAGCTGCCCACTATCGAGACTATGCTTTAAATAAAGAAAAATTGCTTGCTTTTGCTATGGCCAAGCGAACCAAGGATAAGGTTGAGCAAGAAAGTGGGGAACAGACCTTTAATCTGGGTCAGGTGAGTTATCAAAACAAGAAAACAAGCTTGGTGACAAGAATTCGTACGCCTAAGAGCCAATATGAGTTCATCTTTCCTTCCGTCAAAATAAAAGAAGAGAAAACAGAGAAAAAGGAAAAGGTAGCGACCGATTCAAGCGAAAAAGTGGAGAAAAAATCAGAAGAGAAGCCTGAAAAGAAAGAGAATTCCTAG
- a CDS encoding class I SAM-dependent methyltransferase, which translates to MKHDFNHKAETFDSPKNIFLANLVCQAVEEQIDLLSDKEILDFGGGTGLLTLPLAKQAKFVTLVDISEKMLEQARLKAEQQEIKNIHFLEQDLLANPLEQEIDLIVVCRVLHHMPDLDAALSLFYQHLSEDGQLLLADFTKTEANHHGFELVELENKLAQHGFSSVHSQILYSAEDLFQGNYSELFLTVAQKSLA; encoded by the coding sequence ATGAAACATGATTTTAACCACAAAGCAGAAACTTTTGATTCACCTAAAAATATCTTCCTTGCAAACTTGGTTTGTCAAGCAGTCGAGGAACAGATTGATCTTCTATCAGACAAAGAAATTTTGGATTTCGGTGGAGGGACGGGTCTATTAACCTTGCCACTAGCCAAACAAGCCAAGTTTGTAACATTGGTAGATATTTCGGAGAAAATGCTGGAGCAAGCTCGTTTGAAAGCGGAGCAGCAAGAAATCAAGAATATCCACTTTCTGGAGCAAGATTTACTGGCAAATCCCTTGGAGCAAGAGATTGATCTCATTGTTGTTTGTCGGGTTCTTCACCATATGCCTGATTTGGATGCGGCTCTCTCACTGTTTTATCAACATTTGAGTGAAGATGGACAACTCCTGCTTGCTGATTTTACCAAGACAGAGGCTAACCATCATGGATTTGAATTGGTTGAACTGGAAAACAAGCTAGCCCAGCATGGTTTTTCATCTGTACATAGTCAGATCCTCTATAGCGCTGAAGACCTGTTTCAAGGAAATTACTCAGAACTCTTTTTAACAGTAGCCCAAAAATCACTCGCCTAG
- a CDS encoding class I SAM-dependent methyltransferase, whose translation MDFEKIEQAYTYLLENVQVIQSDLATNFYDALVEQNSIYLDGETELNQIKENNQALKRLALRKEEWLKTYQFLLMKAGQTEPLQANHQFTPDAIALLLVFIVEELFKEEEITILEMGSGMGILGATFLTSLDKKVDYLGMEVDDLLIDLAASMADVIGLQAGFVQGDAVRPQMLKESDVVISDLPVGYYPDDAVASRHQVASSQEHTYAHHLLMEQGLKYLKSDGYAIFLAPSDLLTSPQSDLLKGWLKEEASLVSMISLPENLFANAKQSKTIFILQKKSEIAVEPFIYPLASLQDASVLMKFKENFQKWTQGTEI comes from the coding sequence ATGGATTTTGAAAAAATTGAACAAGCTTATACCTATTTACTAGAGAATGTCCAAGTCATTCAAAGTGATTTGGCGACCAATTTTTATGACGCCTTGGTGGAGCAAAACAGCATCTATCTGGATGGTGAGACTGAGCTAAATCAGATCAAAGAGAACAATCAGGCCCTTAAACGCTTAGCGCTTCGCAAAGAAGAATGGCTCAAGACCTACCAGTTTCTCTTGATGAAGGCCGGGCAAACAGAACCCTTGCAGGCCAATCACCAGTTTACACCAGATGCCATTGCTTTACTTTTGGTGTTTATTGTGGAGGAGTTGTTTAAAGAGGAGGAAATCACTATCCTCGAAATGGGGTCTGGAATGGGGATTCTGGGCGCAACTTTCTTGACCTCGCTTGATAAAAAGGTGGATTATTTGGGAATGGAAGTGGATGATTTGCTGATTGATTTGGCAGCTAGCATGGCAGATGTAATTGGTTTGCAGGCTGGCTTTGTCCAAGGAGATGCCGTTCGTCCACAAATGCTCAAAGAAAGCGATGTGGTCATCAGCGACTTGCCTGTCGGCTATTATCCTGATGATGCCGTTGCGTCGCGCCATCAAGTTGCTTCTAGTCAAGAGCATACTTACGCCCATCACTTGCTCATGGAACAAGGCCTTAAGTATCTCAAGTCAGATGGATACGCTATTTTTCTCGCTCCAAGTGATTTGTTGACCAGTCCTCAAAGTGACTTGTTGAAAGGTTGGTTGAAAGAAGAAGCAAGTCTGGTTTCTATGATTAGTTTACCTGAAAATCTCTTTGCTAATGCCAAACAATCTAAGACTATTTTTATCCTACAGAAGAAAAGTGAAATAGCAGTGGAGCCTTTTATTTATCCACTTGCTAGCTTGCAAGATGCAAGTGTTTTAATGAAATTTAAAGAAAATTTTCAAAAATGGACTCAAGGTACTGAAATATAA
- a CDS encoding acetate kinase yields MTKTIAINAGSSSLKWQLYLMPEERVLAKGLIERIGLKDSISTVKFDGRSEQQILDIENHTQAVKILLDDLIRFDIIKAYDEITGVGHRVVAGGEYFKESTVVEGDVLEKVEELSLLAPLHNPANAAGVRAFKELLPDITSVVVFDTSFHTTMPEKAYRYPLPTKYYTENKVRKYGAHGTSHQFVAGEAAKLLGRPLEDLKLITCHIGNGASITAVKGGQSVDTSMGFTPLGGVMMGTRTGDIDPAIIPYLMQYTEDFNTPEDISHVLNRESGLMGVSGKSSDMRDVIAAMKEGDHDATLAYEMYVDRIQKHIGQYLAVLNGADAIIFTAGIGENAANVREDVISGISWFGCDVDPEKNVFGVTGDISTEAAKIRVLVIPTDEELVIARDVERLKK; encoded by the coding sequence ATGACAAAAACAATCGCAATAAATGCAGGAAGTTCAAGTTTGAAATGGCAATTATACTTAATGCCAGAAGAAAGAGTATTGGCGAAAGGTTTGATTGAACGTATCGGTTTGAAAGATTCAATTTCAACTGTAAAATTTGATGGCCGTTCTGAACAACAAATTTTGGATATTGAAAATCACACACAAGCTGTTAAAATTTTATTGGATGACTTGATTCGTTTCGATATTATCAAGGCTTATGACGAGATTACAGGTGTTGGACATCGTGTTGTTGCAGGTGGAGAATATTTCAAAGAATCAACAGTTGTTGAAGGAGATGTTTTAGAAAAAGTTGAAGAGTTGAGTTTGTTGGCTCCTCTCCACAATCCAGCCAATGCAGCAGGTGTTCGTGCCTTCAAGGAATTGTTGCCAGACATTACCAGTGTAGTTGTTTTTGATACTTCATTCCACACAACTATGCCAGAGAAAGCTTATCGCTACCCTCTACCAACAAAATATTACACAGAAAACAAGGTTCGTAAATATGGGGCCCACGGTACAAGTCACCAGTTTGTAGCAGGAGAAGCCGCAAAACTCTTGGGCCGTCCATTAGAGGACTTGAAATTGATTACTTGCCACATCGGTAATGGTGCTTCTATTACAGCTGTTAAGGGTGGTCAATCTGTCGATACTTCAATGGGATTCACTCCACTTGGTGGTGTGATGATGGGAACTCGTACAGGAGATATTGACCCAGCTATCATTCCTTACTTAATGCAATATACAGAGGACTTTAATACTCCTGAAGACATTAGTCACGTCCTTAATCGTGAATCGGGACTAATGGGGGTTTCAGGTAAATCTAGTGATATGCGTGATGTGATTGCTGCTATGAAAGAAGGGGATCACGATGCCACTTTGGCTTATGAAATGTATGTTGACCGCATTCAAAAACATATCGGTCAATACCTTGCGGTCCTAAATGGAGCAGATGCTATTATCTTCACAGCAGGTATTGGTGAAAATGCTGCAAATGTACGTGAAGATGTTATCTCAGGTATCTCTTGGTTTGGCTGTGATGTTGATCCAGAAAAGAACGTCTTTGGTGTGACAGGAGACATCTCAACAGAGGCAGCGAAGATTCGTGTCTTGGTTATTCCAACAGATGAAGAGCTAGTTATTGCCCGTGACGTTGAACGCTTGAAAAAATAA
- the rnpA gene encoding ribonuclease P protein component, translated as MKKNFRVKREKDFKAIFKEGTSFANRKFVVYQLENQKNHFRVGLSVSKKLGNAVTRNQIKRRIRHIIQNAKGGLVEDVDFVVIARKGVETLGYAEMEKNLLHVLKLSKIYQEGNGSEKETTVD; from the coding sequence TTGAAGAAAAACTTTCGTGTAAAAAGAGAGAAAGATTTTAAGGCGATTTTCAAGGAGGGAACAAGTTTTGCTAACCGCAAATTTGTTGTCTACCAACTAGAAAACCAGAAAAACCATTTTCGAGTAGGTCTATCAGTTAGCAAAAAACTTGGGAATGCCGTCACTAGAAATCAAATTAAGCGACGGATTAGACATATTATCCAGAATGCAAAAGGGGGTCTGGTAGAAGATGTCGACTTTGTTGTCATTGCTCGAAAAGGAGTCGAAACCTTGGGATACGCAGAGATGGAGAAAAATCTACTCCACGTATTAAAATTATCAAAGATTTACCAGGAAGGAAATGGGAGTGAAAAAGAAACTACAGTTGACTAG
- a CDS encoding membrane protein insertase YidC, with amino-acid sequence MKKKLQLTSLLGLSLLIMTGCATNGTTSDITANSADFWSKFVYFFAEIIRFLSFDISIGVGIILFTVLIRTLLLPVFQVQMVASRKMQEAQPRIKALREQYPGRDMESRTKLEQEMRKVFKEMGVRQSDSLWPILIQMPVILALFQALSRVDFLKTGHFLWINLGGVDTTLVLPILAAVFTFLSTWLSNKALSERNGATTAMMYGIPVLIFIFGVYAPSGVALYWAVSNAYQVLQTYFLNNPFKIIAEREAVVQAQKDLENRKRKAKKKAQKTK; translated from the coding sequence GTGAAAAAGAAACTACAGTTGACTAGTCTGCTAGGACTGTCCCTATTGATCATGACAGGCTGTGCGACTAATGGGACAACTAGCGATATTACAGCCAATTCGGCTGATTTTTGGAGTAAATTTGTTTACTTCTTTGCGGAAATCATTCGCTTTTTATCATTTGATATCAGTATCGGAGTGGGGATTATTCTCTTTACGGTCTTGATTCGTACACTGCTTTTGCCAGTCTTTCAAGTGCAAATGGTGGCGTCCAGAAAAATGCAGGAAGCTCAACCACGTATTAAGGCGCTTCGAGAACAATATCCAGGTCGAGATATGGAAAGCAGAACCAAGCTAGAGCAAGAAATGCGTAAAGTCTTTAAAGAAATGGGTGTCAGACAGTCAGATTCTCTTTGGCCGATTTTGATTCAGATGCCGGTTATCTTGGCCTTGTTCCAAGCTCTATCAAGAGTTGACTTTTTAAAGACAGGTCATTTCTTATGGATTAACCTTGGTGGTGTGGATACAACCCTTGTTCTTCCGATTTTAGCGGCAGTATTTACCTTTTTAAGTACTTGGTTGTCCAACAAAGCCTTGTCTGAGCGTAATGGCGCTACGACTGCGATGATGTATGGTATTCCGGTCTTGATTTTTATCTTTGGGGTTTATGCTCCGAGCGGAGTTGCTCTCTACTGGGCAGTGTCCAATGCTTATCAAGTCCTGCAAACCTATTTCTTGAACAATCCATTCAAGATTATTGCAGAGCGTGAGGCCGTAGTACAGGCACAAAAAGATTTGGAAAATAGAAAAAGAAAAGCCAAGAAAAAGGCTCAGAAAACGAAATAA
- the jag gene encoding RNA-binding cell elongation regulator Jag/EloR yields the protein MVVFTGSTVEEAIQKGLKELDIPRMKAHIKVISREKKGFLGLFGKKPAQVDIDAISETTVVKANQQAVKGVPKQINDLNEPVKTVSEATVDLGHVVEAIKKIEEEGQGISDEVKAEILKHERHASTILEETGHIEILNELQLEETALEEVETPIIESQTEQTESQELEDLGLKVEPSFDIEQVATEVTTYVQTIIDDMDVEATLSNDYNRRSINLQIDTNEPGRIIGYHGKVLKALQLLAQNYLYNRYSRTFYITINVNDYVEHRAEVLQTYAQKLATRVLEEGRSHQTDPMSNSERKIIHRIISRMDGVTSYSEGDEPNRYVVVDTE from the coding sequence ATGGTAGTATTTACAGGTTCAACTGTTGAAGAAGCAATCCAGAAAGGATTGAAAGAATTAGATATTCCAAGAATGAAGGCTCATATCAAAGTCATTTCTCGTGAGAAAAAAGGGTTTCTTGGCTTATTTGGTAAAAAACCAGCCCAAGTGGATATCGATGCTATTAGTGAAACGACAGTTGTAAAAGCAAACCAACAAGCTGTAAAGGGAGTTCCAAAGCAAATTAATGATTTGAATGAGCCTGTTAAAACAGTCAGTGAAGCAACTGTTGATTTAGGTCATGTTGTAGAAGCAATTAAAAAGATTGAGGAAGAAGGCCAAGGTATTTCTGATGAAGTCAAGGCTGAAATCTTAAAACATGAAAGACATGCCAGCACTATCTTAGAAGAAACTGGTCACATTGAGATTTTAAATGAGTTACAACTTGAAGAAACTGCTCTCGAAGAAGTAGAAACTCCTATTATTGAAAGCCAAACTGAGCAAACTGAAAGTCAAGAACTAGAAGACTTGGGCTTGAAAGTTGAACCGAGCTTTGATATTGAACAAGTAGCTACGGAAGTAACGACTTATGTTCAAACAATTATTGATGACATGGATGTTGAAGCTACACTTTCAAATGACTATAACCGTCGTAGTATCAATTTGCAAATTGATACTAACGAACCAGGTCGTATTATCGGCTACCATGGTAAAGTCTTGAAGGCCTTGCAATTGTTGGCTCAAAATTATCTTTACAACCGCTATTCAAGAACCTTCTATATCACTATTAATGTCAATGATTATGTTGAACACCGTGCAGAAGTCTTGCAGACCTATGCTCAAAAATTGGCGACTCGTGTTTTAGAAGAAGGACGCAGTCATCAGACAGATCCAATGTCGAATAGCGAACGCAAGATTATCCATCGTATTATTTCACGTATGGATGGCGTGACTAGTTACTCTGAAGGTGACGAGCCAAATCGCTATGTTGTCGTAGATACAGAATAA
- a CDS encoding L-ribulose-5-phosphate 3-epimerase, whose amino-acid sequence MTRPIGIYEKATPKHFTWKERLEFAKELGFDFVEMSVDESDVRLARLEWSKEERFEVVKAVYETGVRIPTICFSGHRRYPLGSNDPVLEAKSLETMKQCIELAQDLGVRVIQLAGYDVYYEEKSPETRARFLKNLRKACNWAEQAQVILAIEIMDDPFINSIEKYLAVEKAINSPYLFVYPDTGNLSAWHNDLYSEFVIGHQALAALHLKDTYPVTEQSKGQFRDVPFGQGCVNWEDTFRILKETNYQGPFLIEMWSENCPTVEETKAAIKEAQDFLYPLIEKAGLN is encoded by the coding sequence ATGACACGTCCGATTGGAATTTACGAAAAGGCGACGCCCAAGCACTTCACTTGGAAAGAACGCTTGGAGTTTGCCAAGGAGCTGGGCTTTGACTTTGTTGAAATGTCGGTTGATGAAAGCGATGTTCGCTTAGCGCGCTTGGAATGGAGTAAGGAAGAACGCTTTGAAGTGGTCAAGGCTGTTTATGAAACGGGTGTCCGCATTCCGACTATCTGCTTTTCTGGGCACCGCCGCTATCCGCTAGGGTCAAACGATCCAGTCCTAGAAGCCAAGTCGCTGGAAACCATGAAGCAATGTATCGAGTTGGCGCAGGATTTGGGTGTGCGGGTCATTCAGCTGGCGGGCTATGATGTCTACTATGAGGAAAAATCGCCAGAAACACGAGCTCGCTTCCTCAAAAATCTACGTAAGGCTTGTAATTGGGCGGAGCAAGCGCAGGTTATTCTTGCGATTGAGATTATGGATGACCCATTTATCAATAGTATTGAAAAATACCTGGCTGTTGAAAAGGCTATCAACTCGCCTTATCTCTTTGTCTATCCAGACACAGGTAATCTCTCAGCTTGGCACAATGACCTCTATAGTGAGTTTGTTATCGGGCACCAGGCTCTGGCAGCTCTGCATCTCAAGGATACCTATCCTGTGACTGAGCAGTCCAAGGGGCAATTCCGCGATGTGCCTTTTGGTCAAGGTTGTGTCAACTGGGAAGATACTTTCAGAATTTTAAAAGAAACCAATTATCAAGGACCGTTTTTGATTGAAATGTGGTCTGAAAATTGTCCAACAGTAGAGGAAACCAAGGCGGCTATCAAAGAAGCTCAAGATTTCCTTTATCCACTCATTGAGAAAGCGGGGTTAAACTAA
- a CDS encoding L-ribulose-5-phosphate 4-epimerase, whose protein sequence is MLLPELRERVYKANCDLPKHGLVKFTWGNVSAVDREAGLIVIKPSGVDYDKLSPENMVVTDLDGNIVEGDLNPSSDLATHVELYKAFPKVGGVVHTHSTEAVGWAQAGRDIPFYGTTHADYFYGPIPAARSLTESEINTAYEKETGTVIIETFRERQIDPMAVPGVTVRNHGPFTWGKTPEAAVYHSVVLEEVAKMARFTEQIKPDVKEAPKYLMDKHYLRKHGPNAYYGQKGASH, encoded by the coding sequence ATGCTGTTACCAGAATTAAGAGAGCGCGTTTACAAGGCTAATTGTGACCTGCCAAAACATGGCTTGGTTAAGTTTACTTGGGGAAATGTCTCTGCGGTGGACCGCGAAGCGGGCTTGATTGTCATCAAACCTAGCGGTGTGGACTACGATAAGCTCAGTCCGGAAAATATGGTTGTGACCGACTTGGACGGCAATATCGTTGAAGGCGACCTCAATCCGTCATCTGACTTGGCTACCCACGTGGAGCTCTACAAGGCTTTCCCAAAAGTCGGTGGCGTTGTTCACACGCACTCAACGGAAGCGGTTGGCTGGGCACAGGCTGGGCGCGATATTCCATTTTACGGAACGACGCATGCGGATTATTTCTACGGCCCCATTCCAGCGGCACGTTCATTGACAGAAAGCGAAATCAACACGGCCTACGAAAAAGAAACAGGCACTGTGATTATTGAAACCTTCCGCGAACGTCAGATTGACCCAATGGCAGTGCCAGGTGTCACTGTGCGCAACCACGGTCCCTTTACTTGGGGCAAGACGCCAGAAGCCGCGGTTTACCACAGCGTTGTCTTGGAAGAAGTTGCTAAAATGGCGCGCTTCACCGAGCAAATCAAACCCGATGTCAAAGAAGCACCAAAATACCTCATGGATAAGCACTACCTCCGCAAACACGGGCCGAACGCTTACTATGGGCAAAAAGGCGCTAGTCATTAA